Proteins from a genomic interval of Yoonia sp. GPGPB17:
- a CDS encoding fatty acid desaturase, producing the protein MGQKKKGAPAQVEWPTIVLIVACYAVWGLSLWVLPLWAGIAVAALTIALHASLQHEVIHGHPFRWAWLNDLIIWPPLVLFIPYVRYKATHLAHHHDEVITDPFDDPESNYLDAGLWEQLPRPVQVILQMNNTVAGRLTLGPLIGTIAFLVCEWRQRDRDVLRGWLIHLPAVVVVLAVVAASQMPVWAYMIAAYAGMSILKLRTFLEHQAHERASGRSVIVEKGGIFAFLFLNNNLHVVHHMHPRVAWYDLPTLYQARKDHYLRRNGGYYFTSYREVIGRYLWKAKDPVAHPLWRR; encoded by the coding sequence ATGGGACAGAAGAAAAAAGGCGCACCTGCGCAAGTCGAGTGGCCAACAATTGTACTGATTGTCGCGTGTTATGCTGTGTGGGGGCTGTCCCTGTGGGTTTTGCCGCTTTGGGCTGGTATTGCGGTAGCTGCTTTGACGATCGCATTGCATGCATCTTTGCAGCATGAGGTGATACATGGTCATCCGTTCAGGTGGGCGTGGTTGAATGATCTGATCATCTGGCCGCCGTTAGTGCTGTTCATCCCATATGTGCGATACAAGGCGACCCACCTCGCGCATCATCATGATGAGGTGATTACCGATCCTTTTGATGATCCTGAAAGCAACTATCTGGATGCGGGCCTGTGGGAACAGTTGCCACGTCCGGTGCAGGTGATTTTACAGATGAACAATACCGTGGCCGGGCGGCTGACCCTGGGGCCGTTGATAGGGACGATTGCCTTTTTGGTTTGCGAGTGGCGCCAACGTGATCGCGACGTTTTGCGCGGTTGGTTGATCCATCTGCCAGCAGTTGTGGTGGTGCTGGCCGTTGTGGCTGCGTCGCAAATGCCTGTTTGGGCTTACATGATCGCTGCGTATGCCGGGATGTCGATCCTCAAGCTGCGCACATTCCTAGAACATCAAGCCCATGAACGGGCCAGTGGGCGCAGTGTGATTGTGGAGAAGGGGGGCATTTTCGCCTTTCTCTTTCTCAACAATAATCTGCATGTCGTGCACCACATGCACCCCCGTGTGGCGTGGTATGATCTGCCCACGCTCTATCAAGCTCGGAAAGATCACTACTTGCGGCGGAACGGCGGCTATTACTTTACCTCTTATCGCGAAGTGATTGGCCGATATCTTTGGAAAGCCAAAGACCCGGTCGCACACCCGCTCTGGCGGCGCTAG
- a CDS encoding aldo/keto reductase, with product MKQLPLGRTDITVSEWCLGTMTFGNQTPEDDAHRQIDMSLDAGINFLDTAEMYPVNPIRAETVGLSEQVIGNWISKTGRRDEIVVATKVSGNNPGWVREGRGYDGAVIREAVETSLKRLQTDVIDLYQMHWPIRGSYMFRQNWTYDPSGQDRQQTMDHMMDVLEALGDMVKAGKICAIGMSNESAWGMTKWIDQAGAAGLPRMASVQNEYSLLCRLYDTDMAEMAVNEDVTLLSFSPLACGLLTGKYQNGQVPEGSRLSINGDLGGRVTDRLWPAVQAYLDLAAKHGLNPVHMAMAWQRTRPFDVSAIFGATTSDQLTRILAGKDVVLSDDVIAEIDTVHKQNPMPY from the coding sequence ATGAAGCAACTTCCCCTAGGCCGCACCGACATTACGGTCAGCGAATGGTGTTTGGGCACGATGACCTTTGGCAACCAGACACCAGAGGACGATGCCCACCGTCAGATTGATATGTCGCTGGATGCGGGCATCAACTTTCTTGATACCGCCGAGATGTACCCGGTGAACCCGATTCGGGCCGAAACCGTCGGGCTGTCCGAGCAGGTGATTGGCAATTGGATTTCGAAAACAGGGCGCCGGGACGAGATTGTGGTGGCCACCAAAGTGTCAGGCAACAACCCCGGTTGGGTCCGTGAAGGGCGCGGCTATGATGGGGCAGTGATCCGCGAGGCGGTAGAGACATCGCTGAAGCGGCTGCAAACGGATGTGATTGATCTCTACCAGATGCATTGGCCGATCCGGGGTTCTTACATGTTCCGCCAGAATTGGACCTATGACCCTTCGGGTCAGGACCGTCAGCAGACCATGGATCATATGATGGACGTGCTTGAGGCGCTGGGCGACATGGTCAAGGCCGGTAAGATCTGCGCCATTGGCATGTCGAACGAAAGCGCATGGGGCATGACCAAATGGATTGATCAGGCCGGGGCTGCTGGGTTGCCACGTATGGCCTCGGTACAGAACGAGTACTCGCTGTTGTGCCGCCTCTACGATACTGACATGGCAGAAATGGCGGTGAATGAGGATGTCACGCTGCTGTCGTTTTCGCCGCTTGCTTGTGGTCTGCTGACTGGCAAGTACCAGAACGGTCAGGTGCCCGAAGGCAGCCGCCTGTCGATCAACGGTGATCTGGGTGGGCGCGTGACGGATCGGCTTTGGCCTGCGGTGCAAGCCTACCTTGATCTGGCCGCAAAACACGGGCTGAATCCGGTACATATGGCGATGGCCTGGCAACGCACCCGGCCTTTCGACGTATCTGCGATCTTTGGTGCGACGACATCAGATCAATTGACACGGATATTGGCGGGCAAAGATGTGGTGCTGTCAGATGATGTGATCGCCGAGATCGATACGGTGCATAAGCAGAATCCAATGCCCTACTAG
- a CDS encoding GNAT family N-acetyltransferase, giving the protein MPDITQVTPKDIPDLLRMIQKLCAFHGDTCQMGLADTQAKFIGGPLTGLIARQDGRAIGYAVLEWHWRPMHNGDLFDIAHLFVAEQMRGKGVGKALLMACRTYAEAKGAHRLVIGTSPVNPGAAAAYRAMGLDEITTVPGPRFEITLGAACKVD; this is encoded by the coding sequence ATGCCAGACATCACACAAGTCACCCCAAAGGATATCCCGGACCTGCTGCGGATGATCCAAAAGCTTTGCGCCTTTCATGGTGATACCTGCCAGATGGGCCTGGCAGATACACAGGCAAAGTTCATCGGCGGTCCGCTGACCGGTTTGATCGCCCGCCAAGATGGTCGGGCCATAGGCTACGCCGTGCTGGAATGGCATTGGCGGCCAATGCATAACGGAGACCTTTTTGACATTGCCCATCTCTTTGTCGCAGAGCAGATGCGCGGCAAAGGGGTCGGCAAGGCATTGCTTATGGCATGTCGGACCTATGCAGAAGCAAAGGGTGCCCACCGGCTGGTGATAGGCACGTCACCCGTCAATCCGGGGGCCGCTGCCGCCTATCGCGCGATGGGGCTGGACGAGATTACGACAGTGCCCGGGCCACGGTTTGAAATCACCTTGGGCGCCGCATGTAAGGTGGATTGA
- a CDS encoding NUDIX hydrolase, with the protein MPGKFVFPGGAVDANDAIVPTTALSALDERRLASESTLPPAALAAAAIRELWEETGQILGSPDTWDDAPKGWRGFSATGHVPNAAALQFFFRAVTPAGRPRRFDARFFLTGVDQLQTDPDDFSNAEDELAHLQWVPLVDARQFDLPFITQIVLAELVSHIKSGGPPASVPFFRNDDEAHLVSRLGGRSPL; encoded by the coding sequence ATGCCGGGTAAGTTTGTGTTCCCTGGCGGCGCCGTCGATGCCAATGACGCCATTGTACCTACGACTGCTTTAAGTGCATTGGATGAACGGCGCCTTGCCAGCGAAAGTACGCTGCCTCCTGCCGCACTTGCGGCCGCTGCAATCCGGGAATTGTGGGAAGAAACCGGTCAGATCCTTGGTTCTCCCGACACGTGGGATGATGCCCCAAAAGGCTGGCGTGGGTTTTCGGCAACCGGACATGTGCCGAATGCCGCCGCATTGCAATTTTTCTTCCGAGCCGTCACGCCTGCCGGTCGCCCGCGCCGTTTTGACGCGCGGTTCTTTTTGACCGGTGTCGATCAGTTGCAGACCGACCCGGATGACTTCTCGAATGCCGAAGATGAACTAGCGCATCTGCAATGGGTGCCTTTGGTGGACGCACGCCAGTTCGATCTGCCGTTTATCACCCAAATCGTCTTGGCCGAGTTGGTCAGCCATATCAAAAGCGGCGGTCCACCGGCAAGCGTGCCGTTCTTTCGCAATGATGATGAGGCGCATTTGGTCAGCCGCCTGGGCGGACGCAGCCCGCTTTAA
- a CDS encoding lipocalin family protein yields MRALALIVLLAGCAAQDSGGLFSVYRDTDAPIASKAVFAPERYLGVWHEVSRYPVPFQAGCVGVTAEYGLRDDGLLSVLNICRDTAGRETSRIAGTAEIVGPGRLKVRFPSVPFVAADYWVLWTDEDYRTAVVGAPNGRSGWILNRTPDIRADRLEAARDVLEFNGYDLSRLEEF; encoded by the coding sequence GTGAGGGCACTGGCACTGATCGTCTTGCTTGCGGGCTGTGCGGCGCAGGATAGCGGCGGCCTGTTTTCCGTGTACCGGGACACGGACGCGCCAATCGCTTCAAAGGCGGTATTCGCGCCGGAACGCTATCTGGGCGTTTGGCATGAGGTATCGCGCTATCCAGTGCCATTTCAGGCGGGCTGCGTCGGTGTAACTGCAGAGTACGGATTGCGCGACGATGGGTTACTTTCTGTTCTGAACATCTGTCGGGATACCGCCGGACGAGAGACCTCACGGATCGCGGGCACCGCAGAAATCGTCGGGCCCGGGCGGCTCAAGGTCAGGTTCCCGTCTGTCCCGTTCGTTGCCGCCGATTATTGGGTATTGTGGACGGACGAAGATTACCGCACAGCGGTTGTCGGGGCCCCAAATGGACGGTCGGGGTGGATATTGAACCGCACGCCTGACATTCGTGCCGACCGTCTGGAAGCGGCGCGTGATGTTTTGGAGTTCAATGGCTATGATCTTAGCCGACTTGAGGAGTTTTGA
- a CDS encoding DUF983 domain-containing protein has translation MSDTDFQIDDRPTKPALLRGLRCKCPNCGEGDLFTKYLKVADNCPHCDEELFHHRADDGPAYLTILLVAHIIGFVIHFMWVYLRPEPWVMATSLAVGAVVLSLYLLPRMKGMIVGIQWARRMHGFGHNG, from the coding sequence ATGTCAGATACAGATTTTCAGATTGATGACCGCCCAACAAAGCCCGCCTTGTTACGTGGTTTGCGCTGTAAGTGCCCCAACTGTGGCGAAGGGGACCTTTTCACAAAATACCTCAAGGTCGCGGACAATTGCCCGCATTGTGACGAAGAACTGTTCCATCATCGCGCTGATGACGGCCCCGCCTATCTGACAATTCTTCTGGTCGCACATATCATTGGCTTTGTGATCCATTTCATGTGGGTTTACCTCCGACCGGAACCCTGGGTAATGGCCACATCCTTGGCTGTGGGCGCTGTCGTGCTCTCGCTTTATCTTTTGCCACGCATGAAAGGTATGATTGTTGGCATCCAATGGGCACGCCGCATGCATGGGTTCGGCCACAACGGCTGA